One region of Dokdonia sp. 4H-3-7-5 genomic DNA includes:
- a CDS encoding NAD-dependent epimerase, translating into MKILVTGAAGFIGYHLCKRLLSEGHTVVGLDNINDYYDPQLKFDRLKELGVVREQAEKWNTLSTSNLEDNFLFIRLNLQDREGLPILFKRNSFDQVCNLAAQAGVRYSIDNPEVYVDTNIVGFLNILECCRDCKVSKLVYASSSSVYGNSKEVPFTEKQSVDEPISIYAATKKSNELMAHTYSHLFNIETIGLRFFTVYGPWGRPDMAMFLFTDAILNKRPIKVFNEGNLSRDFTYISDIIEGVITVITGTSRTKKPIYNIGNSEPVKLLDFITVLESELGITAIKQMMPMQDGDVHRTWADVSSLQNDFGYAPSVSVAEGIAAFLAWYRSYY; encoded by the coding sequence ATGAAAATTCTTGTTACTGGCGCTGCTGGATTTATAGGCTATCATCTTTGTAAACGCTTATTGAGCGAGGGTCACACTGTGGTAGGCCTCGATAATATAAATGATTATTATGACCCACAACTCAAGTTTGATAGACTTAAAGAGCTGGGTGTGGTGAGGGAACAGGCAGAAAAGTGGAATACACTTTCTACTAGTAATCTAGAAGACAACTTCCTATTTATTAGATTAAATCTTCAAGATAGGGAAGGGTTACCTATACTGTTTAAAAGAAATTCATTTGATCAAGTCTGTAATCTCGCAGCTCAAGCAGGAGTGCGGTACTCTATAGATAATCCAGAAGTATATGTAGATACTAATATTGTGGGTTTCTTGAATATTTTGGAATGCTGTAGAGATTGTAAAGTTTCAAAATTGGTTTATGCTAGTAGTAGCAGTGTTTACGGTAATAGTAAAGAGGTCCCTTTTACAGAAAAACAGTCTGTAGATGAGCCTATAAGTATTTATGCAGCGACCAAAAAATCTAATGAGTTAATGGCGCATACGTATAGTCATCTATTTAATATAGAGACTATAGGACTACGATTTTTTACCGTTTACGGACCTTGGGGAAGGCCTGATATGGCCATGTTTTTATTTACAGATGCTATATTAAATAAGAGACCTATTAAAGTTTTTAACGAAGGTAATCTCTCACGTGATTTTACATATATATCAGATATCATAGAAGGGGTAATAACAGTAATTACTGGTACTTCGCGGACTAAAAAACCAATCTATAATATAGGGAATAGTGAACCGGTCAAGCTGTTAGATTTTATTACGGTATTAGAATCGGAGTTAGGTATAACTGCTATAAAGCAAATGATGCCTATGCAAGATGGCGATGTACACAGAACATGGGCAGATGTTTCCTCATTACAAAATGATTTTGGCTATGCGCCATCCGTCTCTGTTGCAGAGGGAATTGCAGCTTTTCTAGCTTGGTACAGGTCTTATTATTAA
- the rfbA gene encoding glucose-1-phosphate thymidylyltransferase RfbA has product MKGIVLAGGSGTRLSPLTIAVSKQLLPVYDKPMIFYPISVLMLAGIREILIITTPEDRHLFERLLGDGSSLGCLFSYEVQESPNGLADAFIIGESFIGTDKVALVLGDNIFYGNGLSQLLQSKNDVDGAAIFAYPVRDPERFGVVAFDKEMKATSIEEKPSTPKSNYAVPGIYFYDNEVVGIAKKIKPSERGELEITTINQEYLEKKKLSVGIMSRGMSWFDTGTVDALDDATEFIRVIQRNQSTMIACLEEIAYKMNWISYEALKASASRYGKGAYAQYINTL; this is encoded by the coding sequence ATGAAAGGTATTGTACTTGCAGGCGGCTCGGGCACGCGTTTATCACCACTTACCATAGCGGTAAGTAAGCAGTTGTTACCCGTGTATGATAAACCTATGATTTTCTATCCTATCTCTGTATTAATGCTTGCGGGTATAAGAGAGATATTGATAATAACTACACCTGAAGATAGACACCTTTTTGAGCGTTTACTTGGTGATGGTAGCTCTTTAGGTTGTTTGTTTTCTTATGAAGTGCAAGAATCACCTAACGGGCTTGCAGATGCATTCATAATAGGCGAATCGTTTATAGGGACTGATAAAGTTGCCTTAGTATTAGGAGATAACATCTTTTACGGTAATGGTCTTAGTCAGTTATTGCAAAGTAAGAATGATGTAGATGGTGCGGCTATTTTTGCTTATCCTGTTAGAGATCCAGAACGATTTGGTGTTGTGGCTTTTGATAAGGAAATGAAAGCAACAAGCATTGAGGAAAAGCCTAGTACACCAAAATCTAATTACGCAGTTCCTGGAATTTATTTCTATGATAACGAGGTAGTGGGGATTGCAAAGAAAATAAAACCGTCAGAACGCGGAGAGTTAGAAATTACTACAATTAATCAAGAATATCTCGAGAAGAAAAAACTTTCAGTAGGTATCATGAGTAGAGGTATGTCTTGGTTTGATACAGGTACAGTAGACGCGCTAGATGATGCAACAGAATTTATAAGAGTGATACAGCGCAATCAAAGTACAATGATAGCATGTCTTGAAGAAATTGCTTACAAAATGAATTGGATATCATACGAAGCACTTAAGGCAAGTGCATCAAGGTATGGTAAAGGTGCTTATGCACAATATATAAATACACTATAG
- a CDS encoding nucleotide sugar dehydrogenase produces MSVKNICCIGAGYVGGPTMSVIAQKCPHINVTVVDLNKERIAAWNDEDLNKLPIYEPGLDAVVGEARGRNLFFSTEVDKAIDEADMIFISVNTPTKTYGVGKGMAADLKFIELCARQIARVATTNKIIVEKSTLPVRTAEALKRILENTGNGVQFDILSNPEFLAEGTAIEDLQNADRVLVGRENTERGIAAAKKLTDIYANWLTPERILTTNVWSSELSKLTANAFLAQRVSSINALSELCEVTEADVNEVARAIGSDSRIGPKFLKASVGFGGSCFQKDILNLVYIAKSYGLDEVADYWEQVIIMNDHQKRRFAKKIVETLFNTVSGKKIVLLGWAFKKDTNDTRESPAIYVADYLLSEQAEVVVYDPKVPSEKVYADLDYLNTRSESENKSLVTVVSNPAEAFKDSHAIAVCTEWDEFKSYDWNSIYNDMLKPAFVFDGRAILDIDNLKSIGFDCYSVGKG; encoded by the coding sequence ATGTCTGTAAAAAATATCTGTTGTATTGGTGCTGGCTATGTGGGAGGTCCTACAATGTCAGTCATAGCTCAAAAATGTCCACATATTAATGTTACTGTTGTAGATCTTAATAAAGAAAGGATTGCTGCATGGAATGATGAGGATTTAAATAAGCTACCAATTTATGAACCAGGTTTAGATGCAGTAGTAGGTGAGGCTAGAGGTAGAAACTTATTCTTTTCTACAGAAGTAGACAAAGCTATTGACGAAGCAGATATGATATTTATTTCTGTAAATACTCCGACAAAAACTTATGGGGTAGGTAAGGGAATGGCCGCAGATTTAAAATTTATTGAACTTTGCGCAAGGCAAATTGCTAGAGTTGCTACAACTAATAAAATAATTGTTGAAAAGTCAACTTTACCGGTAAGGACTGCTGAAGCACTTAAGAGGATTTTAGAAAACACAGGTAATGGTGTACAATTTGATATTCTTTCAAATCCAGAATTTTTAGCAGAAGGTACAGCAATAGAGGATCTTCAAAACGCTGATCGAGTACTAGTAGGACGAGAAAATACAGAGAGAGGAATTGCTGCAGCAAAGAAACTTACAGATATCTATGCTAATTGGCTTACTCCAGAAAGAATTTTGACGACTAATGTTTGGTCTTCTGAACTTTCTAAACTAACTGCAAATGCATTCTTAGCACAGCGTGTATCGTCTATAAATGCCTTGTCGGAATTGTGTGAAGTTACTGAAGCAGATGTTAATGAAGTAGCACGAGCAATTGGTTCAGACTCTAGGATAGGTCCAAAATTTTTAAAAGCATCTGTTGGGTTTGGTGGGTCTTGTTTTCAAAAAGATATATTAAATCTTGTATACATTGCAAAATCCTATGGTCTTGATGAAGTAGCAGATTATTGGGAACAGGTCATTATTATGAATGATCATCAAAAAAGGAGATTTGCAAAGAAAATAGTAGAAACATTATTTAATACAGTTTCTGGTAAAAAAATAGTCTTGTTAGGTTGGGCTTTTAAAAAAGATACTAATGATACAAGAGAATCTCCTGCTATATATGTAGCAGATTATTTGTTAAGTGAGCAAGCGGAGGTTGTCGTATACGACCCTAAAGTGCCATCAGAAAAGGTCTATGCAGATTTAGACTATTTAAATACGAGATCTGAATCAGAAAACAAATCATTGGTTACAGTGGTGAGTAATCCAGCTGAAGCATTTAAAGATTCCCATGCGATTGCAGTGTGCACGGAGTGGGATGAATTTAAAAGTTACGATTGGAATTCCATATATAATGATATGTTGAAACCTGCATTTGTTTTTGATGGAAGAGCTATTTTAGATATTGATAATTTAAAATCAATTGGTTTTGATTGTTATAGTGTAGGTAAAGGATAG
- the cysQ gene encoding 3'(2'),5'-bisphosphate nucleotidase CysQ: MNKSWKTIAIQAAIKAGEVIMDVYRRDFDVTHKSDNFPLTEADLKAHEAIVTQLEQTGIPILSEEGSEIPFEIRTKWDQFWMVDPLDGTKEFVKRNGEFTVNIALVVGHRPVFGVIYVPVHKTIYAGGSDDGASYKLVGPKDDISWETLINKVIPLSRKLKNYNNLNHVKVVTSRSHLNLKTQEFVNDLQNAGKNTEVVPSGSAYKFCLVAEGTADVYPRFGPCMEWDTAAGDAICEGVGGAVYVEHTSKRLFYNKESLFSPNFVAH, encoded by the coding sequence ATGAATAAATCTTGGAAAACTATCGCAATTCAAGCTGCAATAAAAGCAGGGGAAGTTATTATGGATGTTTATCGTCGTGACTTTGATGTTACACATAAATCAGATAATTTTCCACTCACTGAGGCAGATCTTAAAGCTCATGAAGCCATTGTGACTCAGCTCGAGCAAACTGGGATTCCAATATTGAGTGAGGAAGGAAGTGAAATACCTTTTGAAATTCGTACAAAATGGGATCAATTTTGGATGGTAGATCCTCTAGATGGTACTAAGGAGTTTGTAAAACGCAACGGCGAGTTTACGGTAAATATCGCTTTAGTGGTAGGTCACAGACCTGTTTTTGGTGTGATTTATGTCCCTGTGCATAAAACTATATATGCTGGTGGATCTGATGATGGAGCTAGTTATAAGTTGGTTGGTCCAAAAGATGATATTTCTTGGGAAACGTTGATAAATAAGGTAATCCCGCTTTCGCGAAAGCTTAAAAACTACAATAACCTTAATCATGTCAAAGTAGTCACTAGTCGCTCACATTTAAATTTAAAAACCCAGGAATTTGTAAATGACTTGCAGAATGCAGGTAAAAATACAGAAGTAGTACCATCTGGTAGTGCGTACAAGTTTTGTCTTGTTGCAGAAGGAACTGCAGATGTGTATCCTCGTTTTGGGCCTTGTATGGAATGGGATACTGCAGCAGGAGACGCTATTTGTGAAGGAGTAGGAGGAGCTGTTTATGTTGAGCATACAAGTAAGAGACTATTCTACAATAAAGAATCACTTTTTAGTCCTAACTTCGTAGCACACTAA
- the rfbD gene encoding dTDP-4-dehydrorhamnose reductase, with translation MNVTASNREVTLKKIVVTGALGQLGMALLEQSKHHADFEYIFLSRKDLDITSRDNISIVLDKHQPDVVINTAAYTAVDAAEDDKDQAFLINEAAVGYLAEECKKRKCALIHISTDYVFDGDKSTAYVESDKPNPQTVYGASKLGGEQLIEASNITKYAIIRTSWVYSVYGHNFVKTMLRLGEERGQLSVVNDQLGCPTWANDLADTILTVARELKEDSFGVYHFSNKGSITWYDFAKAIFEHAQIDVLITPVTSDLFPTKTKRPKNSVLDTHKIEKQFKVDTPEWSSSLQKMLKRLK, from the coding sequence ATGAATGTTACTGCGAGTAATAGAGAGGTCACTTTAAAAAAGATTGTAGTCACTGGAGCTCTTGGTCAGCTAGGGATGGCGTTACTAGAGCAGTCTAAGCATCATGCTGATTTTGAGTATATATTTCTTTCTAGAAAGGACCTTGATATAACTTCTCGTGATAATATCTCAATAGTACTAGATAAACATCAACCAGATGTTGTTATTAATACTGCTGCATATACAGCCGTAGATGCTGCCGAAGACGATAAAGATCAAGCTTTCCTTATAAATGAAGCAGCTGTGGGTTATCTCGCCGAGGAGTGTAAAAAGCGAAAATGTGCACTAATTCATATATCTACGGATTATGTTTTTGATGGAGATAAATCCACTGCATATGTAGAAAGTGATAAGCCTAATCCGCAAACAGTTTATGGTGCGTCAAAACTAGGCGGAGAACAATTAATTGAGGCATCCAATATAACAAAATACGCTATTATTCGTACGTCATGGGTTTACAGTGTGTACGGTCATAATTTTGTAAAAACAATGCTGCGATTAGGGGAAGAGAGGGGACAGCTCTCTGTTGTCAATGACCAGTTGGGTTGCCCTACCTGGGCAAATGACCTTGCAGATACTATTTTAACTGTTGCACGAGAATTGAAAGAAGATAGTTTTGGTGTATATCATTTTTCTAATAAGGGAAGTATTACTTGGTATGATTTTGCGAAAGCTATCTTTGAGCACGCACAAATCGATGTGCTCATAACTCCAGTTACAAGCGATTTATTTCCTACCAAAACAAAACGACCTAAAAATAGTGTGCTAGACACGCATAAGATTGAAAAGCAATTTAAAGTTGATACTCCAGAATGGAGTAGTTCGCTACAAAAAATGCTCAAAAGACTAAAATGA
- the rfbC gene encoding dTDP-4-dehydrorhamnose 3,5-epimerase produces the protein MEFQKTVFKDLIICTPKVFEDDRGYFYESYNSEAFERFAGFSPLFVQDNQSKSSFGVLRGLHFQIGKHAQSKLVRVIEGKVLDVVVDLRKEEPTYGKSFAIELSGANKKQLFVPKGMAHGFITLSDTAIFAYKCDAFYDQKSERGLAYNDVSLKIDWLLNEHEFLLSPKDLENPMLSELKNISF, from the coding sequence GTGGAATTTCAAAAAACAGTATTCAAAGATTTAATTATATGCACTCCAAAGGTATTTGAAGATGACCGAGGATATTTTTATGAATCGTATAATTCAGAAGCTTTTGAAAGGTTCGCGGGTTTTTCCCCATTGTTTGTTCAAGATAATCAGTCTAAATCATCTTTCGGAGTACTAAGAGGACTCCATTTTCAGATAGGAAAACATGCGCAATCTAAACTTGTAAGAGTAATTGAGGGTAAGGTGCTAGATGTTGTTGTAGATCTTCGTAAGGAAGAACCTACTTATGGAAAATCTTTTGCTATCGAACTTTCAGGTGCTAATAAAAAGCAGCTCTTTGTACCTAAAGGAATGGCGCATGGGTTTATTACATTGAGTGATACTGCTATCTTTGCATATAAGTGTGACGCGTTTTATGATCAAAAAAGTGAACGTGGACTTGCTTACAATGATGTATCATTAAAGATTGATTGGTTGCTTAACGAGCATGAATTTCTGCTTTCCCCTAAGGATTTAGAAAACCCTATGCTCAGCGAACTTAAAAACATTTCTTTTTGA